The genomic segment TGTCCTGGCGTCTTACTCTCGTAGGCTGTAAAATTTATAAAGCCCTCTTCTCTTAAAAGAAGCTGGGCTTTATGCCAAAATCTATCTGGAGTTCTGCCGTTATAGTCAAAGACTATATTTTCAACTTTATCATTTGCATTTATTAAAGAGTGTGCGATAACAGCTTTGCCCTCTTCATGCTCTTTCATAATATTATAGGTCAGTGGCTCATTTATCTTTTCAAATTTATCAAAGAAAATTTTACCTCTGTATTCTATTTTATTAACGATCGTATCACGCTTGATATAGTAGTGAGTTGTAATAATCTTTATAAGTGCCGTATCAATACTTTGCATTAAAATGTCGCTTTATCATAGATTATAAATTTATGAGCAAGTTCAACTAGCTCAGCTTTTGTCTTCTCTTGCAAAGATGTGTTGTTTATATCGCTTAATACGTCAGCTATTTTGTTTGATATTAGTTCAAACTCAGCCTCTTTCATGCCACGGGCCGTAAGCGCAGGACTACCAACACGTATACCACTTGTGATAAATGGGCTTCTTGTCTCACCTGGAACCGTATTTTTATTTACCGTTATTCCAGCATTTCCAAGAGCGATATCTGCGTCTTTACCGCTAAATTCGCGGTTTAAAAAGCTCATCAAAATTAGA from the Campylobacter concisus genome contains:
- a CDS encoding DUF1882 domain-containing protein, coding for MQSIDTALIKIITTHYYIKRDTIVNKIEYRGKIFFDKFEKINEPLTYNIMKEHEEGKAVIAHSLINANDKVENIVFDYNGRTPDRFWHKAQLLLREEGFINFTAYESKTPGHLHLYIHKGHTTLNEACQLANVLNAKLSQKLPKEWRMFPNIDMPKEFNILTLPYKLYQKERGASWSKYM